From Rickettsia endosymbiont of Ceutorhynchus obstrictus, a single genomic window includes:
- the recN gene encoding DNA repair protein RecN, with product MLDSLSVKNFILIDQLDIEFKKGLCVITGETGAGKSILLDAILFCLGYSSGNVIKHGKDYAIVNLVFSLNEEVKNFLTQAFIKYDDILLIKCTQTPNNRKIFFINDQVVNKTTMQQLADHLLELHGQNNNTSLLDLSTHLDILDNYGGLLAARLELAKCFYDWQNILKEIAKITAEKNSIDQEIDYLTFVIEELTKLDVIIGEEEKLVNIRKNLQNRDKELQLIKDISEQINNPEINGAINKAERLLARSTAQNEKFVNIATDLEEAYNNLEEAREKLAAIADNFNQNEHNLDEIEERLFLIKAAARKYNVRPDEIGAFLDKSLGQLNILKNKVASAEELNTKQFAKQAEYYNIAQNISVKRRFAAESLEKIVQKELGQLKMKKAIFKIDIATKSDPTATGLDNISFMASTNPGMSIAPINKIASGGELSRFMLALKTSLFDKQIKSTIIFDEIDAGIGGEVADKVGERLKNLGSIAQVIVITHQPQIAGKADHHIMVNKLQLEERTEVTVKILNILERQRELARMISGQSITDASLMAAKELM from the coding sequence ATGCTGGATAGTCTTTCAGTTAAAAATTTTATTCTGATAGACCAGCTAGATATTGAGTTTAAAAAAGGTTTATGTGTTATTACCGGCGAAACAGGTGCAGGTAAATCTATTTTACTCGATGCTATTTTATTTTGTTTGGGTTACTCTTCCGGTAATGTAATAAAGCACGGTAAAGATTACGCTATTGTTAACTTAGTTTTTTCTTTAAATGAAGAAGTAAAAAACTTTTTGACACAAGCATTTATTAAATATGATGACATACTACTTATTAAATGCACACAAACCCCGAATAATCGAAAAATTTTTTTCATTAATGACCAAGTAGTTAACAAAACTACTATGCAACAATTAGCGGATCATTTACTAGAGCTTCACGGACAAAATAATAATACTTCTCTGTTAGACCTATCTACCCATCTAGATATCTTAGATAATTACGGCGGGCTTTTAGCAGCACGTTTAGAGCTTGCTAAATGTTTTTATGATTGGCAAAATATCCTCAAAGAAATTGCTAAAATCACCGCGGAAAAAAATTCTATAGATCAAGAAATCGACTATTTAACTTTTGTAATTGAAGAATTAACAAAGCTTGATGTGATAATCGGCGAAGAAGAAAAGCTGGTAAATATCAGGAAAAATTTACAAAATCGTGATAAAGAATTGCAGTTAATTAAAGATATTTCCGAGCAAATTAATAATCCTGAAATAAACGGTGCAATTAACAAGGCGGAGAGATTGCTTGCGCGCTCTACTGCTCAAAACGAAAAATTTGTAAATATTGCGACAGATTTAGAAGAGGCTTATAATAATTTAGAAGAAGCTAGGGAAAAATTAGCCGCCATTGCCGATAATTTTAATCAAAATGAACATAATCTTGACGAAATAGAAGAAAGATTATTTTTAATAAAGGCAGCTGCCCGCAAATATAATGTTCGTCCTGATGAAATAGGAGCATTTTTAGATAAATCACTAGGACAATTAAATATATTGAAAAATAAAGTAGCAAGTGCCGAAGAATTAAATACAAAACAGTTTGCTAAGCAAGCAGAATATTATAATATAGCGCAAAATATATCGGTTAAACGCCGCTTTGCTGCTGAAAGTCTTGAAAAAATAGTACAAAAAGAGCTGGGGCAGCTTAAAATGAAAAAAGCAATTTTTAAGATAGATATAGCTACCAAAAGTGATCCGACGGCTACGGGGCTTGATAATATTAGTTTTATGGCGTCTACTAATCCCGGGATGAGTATTGCGCCGATTAATAAAATTGCTTCCGGCGGAGAATTATCAAGATTTATGTTGGCTTTGAAAACATCTTTATTTGATAAGCAAATAAAATCCACTATTATATTTGATGAAATAGATGCAGGAATCGGCGGAGAAGTTGCCGATAAAGTCGGAGAACGGCTAAAAAATTTGGGATCGATCGCGCAAGTTATAGTTATAACTCATCAGCCGCAAATAGCCGGTAAAGCCGATCATCATATTATGGTTAACAAATTACAATTAGAAGAAAGGACGGAAGTTACGGTAAAAATTTTGAATATTTTAGAAAGACAAAGAGAGCTGGCGCGCATGATCTCCGGACAGTCTATTACGGATGCTAGTTTGATGGCGGCGAAGGAATTAATGTAA
- a CDS encoding outer membrane protein assembly factor BamD produces MKLIKLLSILLIIGFSLSGCKSKKTDNDLVTPVEELYNGGVALLQKQKYLKASEEFGKVFYQHPGNEFTPRAELMQAYSLFLASQYDEAIDVLDVFITLHPANEDIAYAYYLKALSYYMLISNVNLDQSRTFLAKRSFEDVILKFPKTKYAIDASLKIDLVNDHLAGKEIAVGRYYLNEKNPIAAINRFQQVVDNYQTTSHTAEALYRLVESYIMLGLPDEAKKYASVLGYNYPNSQWYSYAYKLIKGSLGG; encoded by the coding sequence ATGAAATTAATAAAATTACTGAGTATTCTTTTAATTATCGGTTTTTCCTTAAGTGGCTGTAAAAGCAAAAAAACGGATAACGATTTAGTAACTCCGGTCGAAGAGCTTTACAACGGCGGTGTTGCTTTATTGCAAAAACAAAAATATCTAAAAGCTTCCGAGGAATTCGGTAAGGTTTTTTATCAGCATCCGGGTAACGAATTTACTCCTAGGGCCGAGTTAATGCAAGCCTATTCCTTGTTTTTAGCTTCTCAATATGATGAAGCGATTGATGTGCTGGATGTTTTTATTACTCTGCATCCGGCTAACGAAGATATTGCTTATGCCTATTACCTTAAGGCATTATCATATTATATGCTAATCTCGAACGTGAATCTTGATCAATCAAGAACTTTCTTAGCTAAAAGAAGTTTTGAGGACGTAATTTTAAAATTCCCTAAAACCAAATATGCTATTGATGCGTCTTTAAAAATTGATTTAGTAAACGATCATTTAGCAGGCAAGGAAATAGCCGTCGGGCGTTATTACCTAAATGAAAAAAACCCGATAGCGGCGATTAATAGATTTCAGCAAGTCGTCGATAATTATCAAACTACGTCTCATACTGCGGAAGCGCTTTATCGCCTCGTTGAAAGTTATATAATGCTTGGATTACCTGATGAAGCTAAAAAATATGCTTCGGTACTTGGATATAATTATCCGAATAGTCAGTGGTATTCTTACGCCTATAAATTAATTAAAGGTTCTTTAGGCGGGTAA
- a CDS encoding Bax inhibitor-1/YccA family protein translates to MLDYTKTFTVSSKNKSFDEGLRKYMLKVYNYMALALLLTGVTAIATVSYEPLANLMFQTGFGTVIMFAPLGIALYFFMGFGKMSLQTAQTLFWVYAALTGMSLSYLSLIYTGESIARTFFICASVFGGMSLYGYNTNKDLTSIGSFFAMGLIGLILVSLVNMFLQSSAISFATSIVGVVVFMGLIAWDTQKIKSMYYTAGNDELGQKLSIMAAFNLYLDFINLFLYLLRFLGNRRN, encoded by the coding sequence ATGTTAGATTACACGAAAACTTTTACGGTTTCATCAAAAAATAAGTCTTTCGATGAAGGGCTTAGAAAATACATGTTGAAAGTTTATAACTACATGGCTTTAGCACTTTTGTTAACAGGAGTAACGGCGATTGCTACCGTTTCATATGAGCCTCTTGCTAATTTGATGTTTCAAACCGGTTTCGGCACCGTCATAATGTTTGCCCCTTTAGGCATTGCTTTATACTTTTTTATGGGTTTCGGCAAGATGAGTCTACAAACGGCGCAAACGCTGTTTTGGGTTTATGCCGCTCTAACCGGTATGTCACTTTCTTACTTAAGCCTTATATATACGGGCGAATCAATAGCGCGTACTTTCTTTATTTGCGCTTCCGTCTTTGGTGGAATGAGTCTATACGGTTACAATACGAATAAAGATTTAACATCGATCGGGTCTTTTTTCGCTATGGGACTTATAGGACTTATTCTTGTATCATTAGTGAATATGTTTTTACAAAGCTCGGCAATAAGTTTTGCTACTTCTATCGTCGGCGTCGTGGTATTTATGGGATTAATTGCTTGGGATACGCAGAAAATTAAATCCATGTATTATACGGCCGGCAATGATGAACTTGGACAGAAACTATCCATTATGGCAGCGTTCAATCTCTATTTAGATTTTATTAATCTGTTCCTATATTTGCTTAGATTTTTAGGTAATAGAAGAAATTAG
- the uvrA gene encoding excinuclease ABC subunit UvrA, whose translation MVQEYIKVRGAKEHNLKNISVDIPRNRFVVITGLSGSGKSSLAFDTIYAEGQRRYVESLSSYARQFLHLQNKPDVESISGLSPAIAIDQKTTSKNPRSTVGTITEIYDYLRLLYARVGIPYSPTTGLPIHSQTVSEMVDIINELPKGTKLYLLAPIIRGHKGEFKREILNLRKQGFQKLIVNGEVCEIDDLPKLDKNKKHNIEVIVDRIVLEDNLGNRLADSLESSLKLAEGITYLEIVELPVGVKTKFEKNQRITFSEKYSCPVSGFQLTEIEPRIFSFNSPFGACQKCEGIGKEFFFDRDLIVPDPRVSIKDGAIIPWGSTTSKFIFETLKALADHYKFSINVPFSSLSNKVKEILFNGSEEEAIKFEYHDGSKTQIIEQPFAGIIPSLKEKDRTVESLLIKEELTKFKSEHKCTACQGYRLREESLCIKIADLHIGKVAALSIAQLQDWFSHLEEKLNKKHLFIAERILKEINERLKFLMNVGLDYLTLARESGTLSGGESQRIRLASQIGSGLSGVLYVLDEPSIGLHQRDNTRLIETLKRLRDLGNTVLVVEHDEETMYEADHIIDIGPGAGIHGGRVIAEGTAEEIKHFEESITGHYLSGRQSIAVPTERRPGHTNRVIELIGATSNNLDNVDIKIPLGTFTVITGVSGSGKSSLMIHTLYKAALKHLEPTAKVFSGKYRELRGLEYIDKIIDINQSPIGRTPRSNPATYTGAFTHIRDWFVELPESKARGYKVGRFSFNVKGGRCESCQGDGLIKIEMHFLPDVYVKCDVCNGYRYNRETLEIKYKGKSIAEILMMTVEDAMKFFDKIPLIYEKLITLNEVGLGYIKIGQSATTLSGGEAQRVKLAKELSRRSTGKTLYILDEPTTGLHVDDINKLLKVLHKLVDMGNTVLVIEHNLDVIKTADYIIDVGPEGGDKGGKIVICGSPQDVAACPASHTGRYLKDYLTGR comes from the coding sequence ATGGTTCAAGAATATATTAAGGTCCGCGGGGCTAAAGAACATAACTTAAAAAATATAAGTGTCGATATCCCCAGAAACCGATTTGTCGTTATTACGGGCCTTAGCGGTTCAGGTAAATCTTCATTGGCATTTGATACGATTTATGCCGAAGGTCAAAGGCGCTATGTCGAAAGCTTATCTTCTTATGCAAGACAATTTTTGCATTTGCAGAATAAACCCGATGTCGAATCGATTTCAGGTTTGTCGCCTGCTATAGCAATCGATCAAAAAACGACATCTAAAAATCCTCGTTCTACCGTCGGAACTATAACTGAAATTTATGATTATTTGAGATTATTATATGCAAGGGTAGGAATTCCTTATTCCCCTACCACGGGCTTACCTATCCATAGCCAAACCGTTTCCGAAATGGTAGATATAATTAATGAACTGCCTAAAGGTACGAAATTATACTTATTAGCGCCGATTATTAGAGGGCATAAAGGAGAATTTAAACGTGAAATTCTCAATTTAAGAAAACAAGGTTTTCAAAAGTTAATTGTTAACGGCGAAGTTTGCGAGATCGATGATTTACCGAAATTAGATAAAAATAAGAAACATAATATAGAAGTAATAGTCGATAGAATAGTTTTAGAGGATAATTTAGGTAATAGGTTAGCCGATAGTTTAGAGAGTTCTCTTAAGTTGGCGGAAGGCATAACTTACTTAGAAATCGTTGAATTACCGGTAGGAGTGAAGACAAAATTTGAGAAAAATCAACGTATTACCTTTTCGGAAAAATATTCTTGTCCGGTATCAGGTTTCCAGCTTACGGAAATTGAGCCGAGAATCTTTTCGTTTAATAGCCCTTTCGGTGCTTGTCAAAAATGCGAAGGGATAGGAAAAGAGTTTTTCTTTGACCGCGATTTAATTGTTCCCGACCCACGAGTTTCCATTAAAGACGGCGCTATTATCCCTTGGGGAAGCACTACCTCCAAATTTATTTTTGAGACGTTAAAAGCATTAGCGGATCATTATAAATTTTCTATTAATGTACCTTTTTCGAGCTTATCGAATAAGGTAAAAGAAATTTTATTTAACGGTTCGGAAGAAGAAGCAATAAAATTTGAATATCATGACGGTTCTAAAACTCAAATAATAGAGCAACCCTTTGCCGGAATAATACCGAGTTTGAAAGAAAAAGATCGTACGGTAGAATCTCTTTTGATTAAAGAAGAATTAACGAAATTTAAATCGGAACATAAATGTACGGCTTGCCAAGGTTATAGATTAAGAGAAGAATCGTTATGTATTAAAATAGCCGATCTTCATATCGGTAAAGTAGCAGCACTTAGTATCGCACAATTGCAAGACTGGTTTAGTCATCTAGAAGAAAAATTAAATAAAAAACACTTATTTATTGCCGAGCGAATATTAAAAGAAATTAACGAGAGGTTAAAATTCTTAATGAATGTCGGGCTTGATTATTTGACGTTAGCCAGAGAATCAGGAACTTTATCAGGCGGAGAAAGCCAACGTATCCGCCTTGCTTCGCAAATAGGTTCGGGTCTTAGCGGGGTTTTATATGTGTTAGATGAGCCGTCTATCGGTTTACATCAGCGAGATAATACTAGATTAATTGAGACCTTAAAAAGGCTTAGAGATCTCGGCAACACTGTTTTAGTAGTTGAGCATGATGAAGAAACAATGTATGAAGCCGATCATATTATTGATATAGGACCCGGAGCCGGTATCCACGGCGGGCGGGTTATTGCCGAAGGTACTGCCGAAGAGATAAAACATTTTGAAGAAAGTATCACGGGGCATTATTTAAGCGGTCGACAATCTATTGCAGTACCAACCGAGAGGCGACCCGGACACACTAATAGAGTTATAGAATTAATAGGGGCTACTTCTAATAATTTAGATAATGTCGATATAAAAATCCCGCTCGGTACGTTTACCGTTATAACGGGCGTATCAGGAAGCGGCAAATCAAGCTTGATGATTCATACATTATATAAAGCTGCCTTAAAGCATTTGGAGCCGACTGCAAAAGTCTTTTCAGGAAAATACCGAGAACTTAGGGGGCTTGAATATATTGATAAAATTATCGACATTAATCAATCCCCGATCGGTCGAACGCCGAGGTCTAACCCTGCTACTTATACCGGAGCATTTACTCATATTAGAGATTGGTTTGTAGAGTTACCCGAATCAAAAGCTAGAGGCTATAAAGTGGGAAGATTTTCCTTTAATGTCAAAGGGGGGAGATGTGAATCATGTCAGGGTGACGGATTAATTAAAATTGAAATGCATTTTTTACCGGATGTTTATGTAAAATGTGACGTTTGTAATGGTTATAGATATAATAGAGAAACGTTAGAAATAAAATATAAAGGAAAATCTATTGCCGAAATATTAATGATGACGGTAGAAGATGCAATGAAATTTTTTGATAAAATACCGCTGATTTATGAAAAACTTATAACTTTAAATGAGGTAGGTCTCGGTTATATAAAAATCGGTCAATCCGCTACTACCCTTTCGGGTGGAGAGGCGCAACGAGTTAAGCTTGCTAAAGAATTATCAAGGCGCTCAACCGGCAAAACTCTTTATATACTCGATGAACCGACTACCGGTCTTCATGTCGATGATATTAATAAATTATTAAAGGTATTACATAAACTTGTTGATATGGGTAATACCGTGCTGGTCATCGAGCATAATTTAGATGTTATAAAAACAGCGGATTACATTATAGACGTAGGACCTGAAGGCGGCGATAAAGGCGGCAAAATAGTTATATGCGGCTCTCCGCAGGATGTTGCTGCTTGCCCTGCGAGCCATACCGGTAGGTATTTAAAGGATTATTTGACGGGAAGGTAA
- the ssb gene encoding single-stranded DNA-binding protein — MAGSLNKVILIGNLGRDPEIRTTGEGKEIANFSIATTESWKDRNTGEKKERTEWHRVVIFSEGLVSIVKSYVKKGAKIYLEGSLQTRKWNDNSGQEKYTTEVVLQNFNSQLILLDSRNSGNNSSDNYTEAKQPEHKNNSFDHSDLDDEIPF; from the coding sequence ATGGCTGGTAGCTTAAATAAAGTAATATTAATAGGTAATTTAGGACGTGATCCGGAAATTAGAACAACCGGCGAAGGGAAAGAAATAGCAAATTTTTCTATAGCGACAACCGAAAGTTGGAAAGATCGCAATACCGGTGAAAAAAAAGAAAGAACGGAATGGCATAGAGTCGTAATATTTAGCGAAGGGTTAGTATCAATTGTAAAAAGTTATGTAAAAAAAGGCGCTAAAATTTATCTGGAAGGTAGTTTGCAAACTAGAAAATGGAACGATAATTCAGGGCAAGAAAAATATACTACCGAAGTGGTGCTACAAAACTTTAATTCTCAATTGATATTATTAGATAGCAGAAATTCCGGCAATAATAGTTCAGACAATTACACGGAAGCAAAACAACCGGAACATAAAAATAATTCCTTTGATCATAGCGATCTGGATGATGAGATACCTTTTTAA
- a CDS encoding alpha/beta hydrolase, producing MTTNAIKLFFISILLFACTPDVATRTKNSAALATQNNFQPKYVKGGDFILTTYQRITDKNLPYVFYIEGDGHISEKYAVTSDNPTPLSTLLLQLAIMDNRPNIVYIARPCQYTPLELNPKCSSNTYWIEKRIGREVVDSINDVINNINNGRKFSLIGFSGGGGVAVTVAVKNKNVKDIITIAGNLDTVTFDNTHNGRGCLSRSLNPIEYAVQVNNIPQLHLSGAEDKRVPPFIAQRYVEASNSPCVKQKIIPNTTHVKGWEQIWPSLLKIEINCN from the coding sequence ATGACTACCAACGCCATTAAGCTATTTTTTATATCCATTTTATTATTTGCCTGTACTCCGGACGTAGCTACCAGAACTAAAAATTCAGCAGCGCTGGCTACTCAAAATAATTTTCAACCTAAATACGTCAAAGGCGGCGATTTTATCCTTACGACTTATCAACGTATTACCGATAAAAATTTACCTTATGTATTTTATATTGAAGGCGACGGTCATATTTCTGAAAAATATGCTGTCACCTCGGATAATCCGACTCCTCTTAGCACGCTGTTATTACAACTTGCAATAATGGATAACAGACCTAACATTGTCTATATTGCGAGACCTTGTCAATATACACCTTTAGAGTTAAATCCTAAATGCAGCTCGAACACTTATTGGATCGAAAAAAGAATAGGGCGAGAAGTTGTAGATTCTATTAACGATGTAATAAATAACATAAATAACGGTCGGAAATTTAGCTTAATCGGTTTTTCAGGCGGTGGCGGAGTTGCTGTTACGGTTGCGGTAAAAAATAAAAATGTTAAGGATATAATAACTATCGCCGGTAATTTAGATACCGTTACATTTGATAATACTCATAACGGCAGAGGTTGTTTATCTCGTTCGTTGAATCCAATAGAATACGCCGTTCAAGTTAATAACATCCCGCAATTACACCTTTCGGGCGCAGAGGATAAAAGAGTGCCGCCCTTTATTGCACAACGCTATGTAGAGGCTAGTAATTCGCCTTGCGTTAAGCAGAAAATTATCCCAAATACTACTCATGTAAAAGGTTGGGAACAAATATGGCCTAGCCTATTAAAAATAGAGATTAACTGTAATTAG
- a CDS encoding NADH-quinone oxidoreductase subunit M, which produces MLELPIISISIFLPLISALYIILFISQSKKPNRQIYTMYVAVLSSVLTFISTIYILIEFDSKNSSYQFVERYSWIDKIGLEFHVGVDGISILFVALTSFLTLICIIASLFTVKKYIKEYLLCFLLIESFCIGAFTSINLLLFYLFFEVILIPMYIIIGVWGGENRVYAALKFFLYTFFGSVFFLLSLIYIYSKFHSFNLLELGGLLTDLPLFAQQILWWAIFIAFAVKIPMLPFHTWLADAHVQAPTAGSVILAGILLKLGGYGFLRVLLPLLPIASKEFAVYVLALSILAIIYASLVALAQKDMKKMIAYSSVAHMGYVTAGIFSFTEAGIKGALFQMLSHGVISSCLFLIVGTLYERLHTKEIALYGGVASKMPLLAVFFMIAMLGSVGLPGTSGFIGEFLSLLGIYHVNIIAAFAAALGVILGAIYMLKLYKEVMLGEITNKEILSFKDLYAYEIIAIAPLCFLIIYFGLMPNSIFKVFNSSVQKLMVNFF; this is translated from the coding sequence ATGTTAGAATTACCGATTATATCAATTAGTATTTTCCTGCCGCTGATAAGTGCATTATATATCATATTATTTATTAGCCAGAGCAAAAAGCCGAATAGGCAAATATATACAATGTATGTAGCGGTGCTTAGCTCTGTTTTAACTTTTATATCCACCATTTATATATTAATAGAATTTGATTCAAAAAATTCCTCTTATCAATTTGTTGAACGCTATAGTTGGATCGATAAAATCGGGCTTGAGTTCCATGTCGGCGTTGACGGTATATCAATATTATTTGTGGCTTTAACCTCTTTTCTTACGCTTATTTGTATAATAGCTAGCTTATTTACCGTTAAAAAATATATAAAAGAATATTTATTATGTTTTTTATTAATAGAATCGTTTTGTATCGGTGCATTTACTTCCATAAATTTATTATTATTTTATCTTTTTTTCGAGGTAATATTAATCCCGATGTATATTATTATCGGGGTATGGGGAGGGGAAAATAGAGTTTACGCTGCGCTCAAATTCTTTCTGTACACTTTCTTTGGTTCGGTATTTTTCCTGCTATCGTTAATCTATATTTATAGTAAATTTCATAGTTTTAATTTATTAGAGTTGGGCGGCTTGCTTACCGATTTACCGTTATTTGCACAGCAAATTTTATGGTGGGCAATTTTTATAGCTTTTGCCGTTAAGATTCCGATGTTGCCTTTCCATACTTGGCTTGCCGACGCTCACGTTCAAGCACCGACTGCCGGTTCGGTAATACTTGCGGGCATTCTGTTAAAGCTCGGCGGGTACGGCTTTTTGCGGGTGCTACTGCCTTTGCTGCCCATAGCTTCCAAAGAATTTGCCGTTTATGTGCTGGCTTTGAGTATTTTAGCAATAATATACGCGTCACTCGTTGCTTTAGCGCAGAAAGATATGAAGAAAATGATTGCCTATTCATCGGTTGCTCATATGGGATATGTCACGGCGGGTATCTTTAGTTTTACGGAAGCCGGAATTAAAGGGGCTTTGTTTCAAATGCTTAGCCACGGCGTGATATCTTCTTGCTTATTTTTGATAGTCGGCACTTTATATGAAAGACTCCATACGAAAGAAATAGCTCTCTATGGCGGGGTAGCAAGTAAAATGCCGTTGCTTGCCGTTTTTTTCATGATCGCGATGCTTGGTTCTGTCGGTTTGCCGGGTACTAGCGGTTTTATAGGAGAATTTTTAAGTTTGCTCGGTATCTATCACGTGAATATAATAGCTGCTTTTGCGGCGGCGCTTGGGGTAATTCTTGGGGCAATTTATATGCTAAAACTTTACAAAGAAGTAATGCTCGGTGAAATAACTAATAAAGAAATACTAAGTTTTAAAGATTTATATGCGTACGAAATAATCGCTATCGCTCCTTTATGTTTTTTGATTATTTATTTCGGTCTAATGCCAAACTCTATTTTCAAAGTCTTTAATTCATCCGTACAAAAATTAATGGTCAACTTTTTCTAA